In one Salipiger abyssi genomic region, the following are encoded:
- a CDS encoding ABC transporter permease: MLRQAIGKIAQTLVVLFVVSVASFGLLKLAPGDPIQIMLGSEFSQEAYDSLTAELGLDQPFLVQYGDWAMRFVTGDWGTSYVARTDIFTYAFKEALPVTLTLASFSLAFAILIGVPLGVLSAVKKDTAFDAGSAVLALTGTAFPSFLLGILLIWFFAVKLGLFPVMGYVSPWQDFWTGIYHMILPGLTLSTYFIAMITRLTRATLIEVMEQPYIAAARARGEPAWRVIWVHGVRNIAMPLVTILGLQLGVLLQGTVLTETVFNLPGIGQMLTSAVLGREYMVVQAGVMMTATLFIGVNLLVDLSYPVLDPRLRGRK; this comes from the coding sequence ATGCTACGACAGGCAATAGGAAAGATCGCGCAGACGCTGGTCGTCCTGTTCGTCGTCTCGGTGGCCAGCTTCGGACTTCTGAAGCTGGCGCCGGGCGACCCGATCCAGATCATGCTGGGCTCGGAATTCTCGCAGGAGGCCTATGATTCGCTCACCGCCGAGCTGGGGCTGGATCAGCCCTTTCTCGTGCAATACGGAGACTGGGCCATGCGCTTCGTCACCGGAGACTGGGGCACCTCCTATGTCGCCCGGACCGATATCTTCACCTATGCCTTCAAGGAGGCGCTGCCCGTCACGCTGACGCTCGCCTCCTTCTCCCTCGCCTTCGCGATCCTGATCGGCGTGCCGCTGGGCGTGCTCTCGGCGGTCAAGAAGGACACCGCGTTCGACGCGGGCTCTGCGGTGCTGGCGCTGACCGGCACCGCCTTCCCCTCCTTTCTGCTGGGCATCCTGCTTATCTGGTTCTTTGCGGTGAAGCTCGGGCTCTTTCCGGTAATGGGCTACGTCTCGCCCTGGCAGGATTTCTGGACCGGCATCTATCACATGATCCTGCCCGGCCTGACGCTCTCGACCTATTTCATCGCGATGATCACCCGCCTGACCCGCGCCACGCTGATCGAGGTGATGGAGCAGCCCTATATCGCCGCCGCCCGCGCGCGCGGCGAGCCCGCCTGGCGGGTGATCTGGGTGCATGGGGTGCGCAATATCGCCATGCCGCTGGTCACCATACTCGGGCTGCAACTGGGCGTGCTGCTGCAAGGCACGGTGCTGACCGAAACGGTCTTCAACCTGCCGGGCATCGGGCAGATGCTGACCTCCGCCGTGCTGGGGCGCGAATATATGGTCGTGCAGGCCGGCGTGATGATGACGGCCACACTCTTCATCGGGGTGAACCTGCTGGTGGATCTCTCCTACCCCGTCCTCGATCCGCGTCTGAGAGGCCGCAAATGA